The following proteins are encoded in a genomic region of Diabrotica virgifera virgifera chromosome 1, PGI_DIABVI_V3a:
- the LOC126893233 gene encoding uncharacterized protein LOC126893233, with amino-acid sequence MEQGQINKLTRSKTASKLDLTRLCSSVETDLASLTKYMIKEILCQLRDAFRTYNDATNLLAAELATTEDVDPIVKKYYKCISLLEEKLESLLTPPTSSTTSEISSVPNPNVPSPSSQITQNATTKQRTVNLPELRINNFSGKLKSPESQTADENLSQIVQKFWESEEVNPPISESVENHPSELLFLNTVKILPSGRYQVNLNLKHSVDDLHMGNSFITAKKRFFHLEKKLHSDPVLLQSYSKIIQDYHSQGLVSDVPLQVRNFDGKFNYFLPHFPIIKTSSTTPVRIVFDPNNKSTSGICLNQVLDKGFTVQPELFDILITFRHYTYILAADIKHMFLQISINEQETFLLNFLWRDKQDDKLQCFRFNRLPFGLSSSPFLATRVLKHIADTHAISHPSAAKTLLNSTYMDDVLSGGNNLEEIETLHFQLSSLLSKHGFQLHKLSSNHPEFLKKHKLIPTPEIKLSLAGSSDKILGIIWSPDQDTFSFKPPVCEVTSPITKRKILSYVSRLFDPLGLLSPTLVYSKLLLQRIWSLSLDWDTPITNDKILSDWQSLLTKFQSINLTKFPRCLVLDKKVILTQLITFCDASQDIYAACVYLRVTYDDSTVSVRLVTSKTKIAPLKNKLTIPRLELSAILLGIQLTHRSQGILQKDLKISETHLFSDSTIALTWVTTSKFLYNQFVQSRVIKIRSLSESYQFHHVESKQNPADLPSRAKSICSNAELTDLWLHGPKFLIKPEIDYSLFQIKKWNGELPELRKNQVSLNVTVTAQSNDTLDDLFNRCSSFTKIQRSLAYVLRFVSNLKAKSNHTAIDTDVLSVEEIEFSTCLVLKKVISEIDQKKQESNPRHPIYGQRRHPSRLKSRRWFMSTTPSIETTVTGWLVAVALILKEEVATGHKLP; translated from the exons ATGGAACAGGGACAAATTAACAAATTAACGAGGTCCAAAACTGCCAGTAAATTAGATTTAACTAGATTATGTAGTAGTGTAGAAACTGACTTAGCTTCTCTAACTAAATATATGATTAAGGAAATACTTTGTCAACTCAGAGATGCTTTTCGTACCTATAATGACGCAACTAATCTTCTCGCTGCAGAGCTAGCTACTACTGAAGACGTAGATCCgatagtaaaaaaatattataaatgcaTTTCTTTACTTGAGGAAAAACTCGAAAGCCTCCTAACTCCACCTACAAGTTCTACAACATCTGAAATATCTAGTGTCCCAAATCCCAATGTCCCGTCTCCTTCTAGTCAAATTACTCAAAATGCCACCACCAAACAGAGAACTGTCAATCTCCCGGAACTTCGTATCAATAATTTTTCCGGAAAATTAA AATCGCCTGAATCTCAAACCGCTGATGAAAATCTCTCTCAGATTGTTCAAAAATTCTGGGAATCCGAAGAAGTCAACCCTCCCATTTCTGAATCTGTTGAAAATCATCCATCTGAATTACTTTTTCTGAATACTGTTAAGATTTTGCCTTCAGGTCGATATCAAGTTAATCTAAACTTAAAACACTCTGTTGATGACCTACACATGGGAAATTCCTTTATCACAGCTAAAAAACGATTCTTTCATTTGGAGAAAAAATTGCATTCAGACCCTGTCCTGTTGCAAAGCTATTCTAAAATTATTCAAGATTACCATTCTCAAGGTTTAGTCTCAGACGTTCCTCTTCAAGTAAGAAATTTTGACGgaaaattcaattattttctgCCTCACTTTCCTATAATAAAAACAAGCTCCACCACTCCCGTGAGAATTGTCTTTGATCCCAACAACAAGTCCACATCAGGTATTTGTTTAAATCAGGTTCTAGATAAAGGCTTCACGGTGCAACCAGAACTTTTTGATATCTTAATCACTTTTCGCCACTACACGTATATACTAGCAGCTGACATTAAGCATATGTTTCTGCAAATTTCCATAAATGAACAAGAAACTTTCCTTCTCAACTTTCTATGGAGGGATAAACAGGATGACAAACTTCAGTGTTTTCGTTTCAACCGATTACCCTTTGGTTTATCCTCGTCCCCTTTCTTAGCCACTCGTGTATTAAAACACATTGCTGATACTCATGCAATTTCACATCCATCTGCGGCAAAAACCTTGCTCAACTCTACCTATATGGACGATGTACTATCTGGTGGTAACAATTTAGAAGAAATTGAGACTCTCCACTTTCAGTTAAGTTCCTTGTTGAGTAAGCACGGCTTTCAGCTCCATAAATTAAGCTCGAACCATCCAGAATttcttaaaaaacataagttgATTCCAACTCCAGAAATTAAGTTAAGCCTGGCTGGTTCCTCAGACAAGATATTAGGTATTATTTGGTCACCTGATCAGGATACTTTTTCATTCAAGCCTCCTGTATGCGAGGTAACATCGCCAATTACTAAGAGAAAAATTCTTAGTTATGTCTCTCGTTTATTCGACCCTTTAGGGCTTCTTTCACCAACTCTTGTATATTCAAAACTTCTGTTGCAAAGGATTTGGTCATTGTCACTAGATTGGGACACCCCCATTACCAATGATAAAATTCTTTCTGATTGGCAATCTCTTCTAACGAAATTCCAATCCATAAATCTAACAAAATTTCCTAGATGCTTAGTCCTAGATAAAAAGGTTATCTTAACTCAGCTTATTACCTTCTGTGATGCTTCTCAGGACATCTACGCTGCCTGCGTGTATCTCCGAGTCACTTATGACGACTCTACCGTCTCGGTGAGACTTGTCACATCCAAGACAAAAATCGCTCCCCTAAAAAACAAACTAACTATCCCAAGATTAGAGCTGTCCGCCATTCTATTAGGAATCCAGTTAACTCACCGCTCACAAGGTATCTTACAGAAAGATTTAAAAATTTCTGAAACTCATCTCTTCTCGGACAGTACAATAGCCCTGACCTGGGTAACTACATCTAAGTTTCTCTACAATCAGTTTGTACAGTCTCGAGTCATAAAGATACGTTCCCTCAGTGAATCTTATCAATTTCACCACGTTGAGTCGAAACAAAATCCAGCGGATCTGCCCTCCAGAGCAAAATCTATTTGTTCTAATGCTGAACTTACTGATCTGTGGCTTCATGGTCCGAAATTTCTAATTAAACCGGAAATCGATTACTCACTATTTCAGATTAAAAAATGGAATGGGGAATTACctgaattaagaaaaaatcaagttTCCTTAAATGTCACTGTTACTGCTCAGTCAAATGACACCTTGGATGATTTATTTAATCGTTGTTCATCTTTCACAAAAATTCAAAGATCCCTAGCCTATGTTCTTAGATTTGTTTCCAATCTTAAAGCAAAATCAAATCACACTGCTATAGATACTGATGTACTTTCCGTGGAGGAAATTGAATTTTCTACTTGCCTTGTTCTCAA